The genomic region GATgaattcagtttaatttaatttctcgTTTTATTTTAGAACTCTCTTGCGTTTGCATTTTCCGCTGCAGCTCTGGtgaatttatgcaaaaaaaaaaaatccagttttaATATATTCCCAGAAGAAATCCTGTAAGTAGCCCTGACTGCACGCAAGAGTTGTACATCTGTTTGAGGTTTTGTATACCCTTAAGGGCAGAATTTGTCCAAATAGTGTTGGCCAGTGAAGTAAATCAGGGGTATAAAAGAGGACTTAATATCTATTCTATATGAGACCTAAGGGCCACAGATTTTATGAACATTAGAGTTTGCAGTTCCCTCAGTGGACGAGTTTATTCTTCAGCGGCTGTAAGAAGTTCACTGACCCAAGGCAAGGTCACACCTGGCTCTCCAACAGGTCACCCTGACAACTGAATGATAACCGAAGTGAGCACGTTTACATTTTACAGCCTGACGTTTCCACCTAGTGGATGCTAACAGAACAcgcgcgcacacaaacacacacacacacacacacacacacagtttctccCTCGTTCTATGAGGGCAAAGTGACAGAATCTACAGGCGCGACACGTCTCCATCGGCTCCTGCTCGCTCCCTAATGCTTTCATTTCCCCAGCCCCATTATGGAAGAAACCAGTCCGCGTCCTTGTGCCATTGTGCACTGGATAATtagcttgtgtatgtgtgtgcgcgccCTTGATATACAGTTGACAAAGAATGTCTGTGCCTAAATGCAATAGCAGATAACTGAAAAGCTTCTGGTTAGAAGGTTAGAGACAGACCACGTTGATATTTTAAGCTGACCACATTAACAACACAGaagcataaaaacatttaatgttttgtttcgcaacattttaaagatatttatatatatatatatatatatatatatatatatatatatatatatatagagagagagagagagagagagagagagagagagagagagagagagagagatagaatgcGCACATAAACAGAAGAACTTGAGACAGTGCTTAAAGACGCACTTTCTCCTCGGTTTCTCTGGTAGATGCTGCTGTCGATAGACGCAAGTTCACTCTCAATCAAGGTCACTGATTGACTCAGAGGTAGTTAATATTTATTGTCAAACAATTAGCGCCCTGCAGTTTTTCttttgtgcatttattgataATCGATAGCCAAATCATTTTGTTCAAACACATATTTCACACTTATGTGCACAAGTGATACCCTTCCCCAAAGTGACTCAAAAATAAAGATCGCCTGACCAACTGAATGAAGCAAGTGGATGTTTAAGAAAGAGGGTGAATGCAGTTTTACCTCGTTCGGTGTAGTCGCTCCGTTGTTCACGGAAGAGCAGCGGCTCTGTGAGCTCAGCGCCAGGTTATCCGCTCCTCTCGCTGCGTTATTTCTCGGTGTGCCGGGACTGCAAGGCTTGAGAAACATAAAGTCGCTCTTTGCAGATTCGGGCGTCAAACACACTTTGTAGCAGTAAGCTTGAGATAGATTTCCAGGATTGCTGTTTACCTCCACGCAATTCGTGGGCACTTTGGCGCCGGTGGAGATCTGCAGGTTGAGATTAGACTTTTTGAACACCTCGGCGGGCGGCTCCGTTTCAAAACTGCAGCAAGCGGCACCGAGCGAGGAGAGCGCGTAACCGCTGAGGGAGTCGCGGTCTTTGTAGCACTTCACGGCCGCCAGGACGATGATGGCCACGAGGAAGATGAGCGAGACGGTGCTCAGTGACACGATTAAATAGAGCGCGAGGTTAGACGGGGGCTGGGGGCTGAGCGAGAGGTCACCGAAGTCGGACAGCGACTCCGGCATAGAGTCCACCACCGACAGAATGATGGACACGGTGGCCGAGAGCGGCGGCTGCCCGTTGTCCTTGACAAGTATGACGAGTCTTTGCCTGATGGCATCTTTGTCTACAAAGCGACGGATCGTCCTGATCTCTCCGGTGTATAGAGCCACGCTGAACAGCCCGGGATCCGTCGCCTGCAGCATCTGATATGACAGGCGAGAGTTTTGCCCCGCGTCCGCGTCGAGCGCTGTGATTTTAGCCACAAGGTACCCAGCGTCCACCGACCTGGGCACCATCTCAGTAGCAACAGAGCCGTTTCTGGGCAGCGGTGACAGGATGACAGGCGCGTTGTCATTCTGATCCAAAATGAACACGTTGACGGTCACGTTGCTGCTGAGCGGCGGGAAACCGGCGTCCTGCGCCTGGACGTGGATCTGAAAGTTCCGGAGCTGCTCGTAATCGAAAGATCGCAGTGCGTAGGTGTTTCCGTTATCAGAATTGATGGAGACATAAGTGGACACCGGCATGCCCTGGATCTGACCGTCAAGGATGGAGTAGGACAAATACGCGTTCTGATTAGAGTCCGGATCGAATGCGGTCACCGAGCAAATGGAAGCGCCCGGGGCGTTATTCTCGGTCACATATACAGTGTACGAGGGCTGAATGAAGCGCGGCGGGTTGTCGTTAATGTCAGACACTTGAACCAGAATCGTCTTTCTGGTGGACAGCGGAGGCGAGCCCAGATCTCGCGCCGTAAGGGTGATGTTGTACTCCGAGACAGACTCTCTGTCGAGAAACTCGCTGGTCACGAGTGTGTAATAGTTCTTAAAAGAGGAATGCAGCTGGAACGGCACATTTCCAGGGATCTGGCAATCCACAGCTCCGTTCTCTCCGGAGTCGCGGTCCATTACACTGATCACGGCTATCACCGTTCCCGGAGGCGCGTCCTCCTGAACAGGTGTTGACACAGAGGTTAATATGACCTCGGGCGCGTTGTCGTTCAAGTCCAGAATATCGACCAGCACTTTGCAATGCACGGCCACGGCTGAGGGACCCTTGTCTTTCGCCTGCACGTAGAGCTCGTACACGCTGGCCCTCTCGTAGTCCACGATTCCCTTCACCCGGATCTCACCCGAGTGAGAATCCACGCTGAACAGCTCGCGCACCTTCAGAGGTGCGTGCCCGCTGAACGAATAGGTGATCTCGCCGTTTGCGCCTTCATCCAGGTCCGTGGCGTTCAGTTTGAGCACGAGCGTGCCTCTAGGCGCGTTCTCCAACAAGCTGACCCGGTATACGGAGCGGTCGAACACCGGCACGTTGTCATTCGCGTCCAGCACAGTTACCGTGATCTGTGCCGTGCCCGAGCGCAACGGGGAGCCACCGTCCACGGCCGTGAGCACCATCTCATGTGTCTTCTGCTGCTCTCGGTCCAACGGCGACTGCAGAACGAGTTCTGCAAACTTGCTGCCGTCGTTACGCGTCTGAATGTCTAGCACAAAATGTTGATTGGCACTCAGCAAGTACGAGCGGAGAGAGTTCGAGCCCACATCCAGGTCCTGCGCGCTCTCCAGCGGGAACCGGGAGCCCGGCGCAGCAGACTCTGTGATCTCCAGATTAAACTCGCTCCACGGGAAACTGGGAGCGTTATCATTCACGTCCAAGATCTCCACTTCTACCCGATACAGTTCCAAAGGGTTCTCGATGACCACCTGCAAGTGCAAGAAACAAACGGGACTTTGTTCACACAGCTCCTCGCGGTCGATCTTCTCGTTCACAAACAGAATTCCGTTCTCCAAATTCACTTCTAAATATTGTTTTCTAGCCCCGGATACAATCCGGAATCTCCGTGAGGACAATTTGGCCACGTCCAAACCCAAGTCCTCTGCGATATTTCCTACGAAAGCCCCGTGCTCCAACTCCTCGGGAACTGAATAGCGAATCTGCGCCAAAACCCGGTCCAGTGCGCACGCACACATGAGCAGGCACACAACCTGCCCTGTCAACGTCCATCGTCTCCTATGAAGCCTCCGGTCCATCTTCGTAAAAAATCTGATCTTTTTAGCTGCTTTCACAGAGAAGACTCATGTTCAGATGTGAAAGGTTCAAACAGTTTTTGGAAAacaatttatgtaaacaaaacacaCTTACATTCTTATCCAAAGTGGAATAAAAATAACCTTAAAAGTGCATGTGTTGATTTACAACAGAGATTGAAATTCGCAGCAAACTTGAAGCCTCTTGGATTGTGTCCCTCAGACAGTGTGTGAGCAGGAGGTGCGAGCGCTTTGATTTTCCAGTGAGTTAGACGCTTTGAGGAGTGTGTGAGACGAGAGAGGGaggtgatggggggggggggggggggggggttgaaatCGTATTGGCGGACGGCGACGTGAGAGCACGGAGCATATATCTAATTTCTCATAAGGAAATGTAACTTTCTATTTCTGAAAAGCATCAGTCCATAGTTTGTAATTCTAAAACAGCGACCTTCTTCAGaggggtttatttttttatttggttttgaaCGCAagccagtaaataaataaacaaataaaagaatacGTATAGGATTTGTGACCAGATAGTCTTGTAAATTCTTGTAAGAAGCAGCTATACTAATACCGACATATTTACGCATGTGTTCGTATGCAACAAACCAGATCGAGTGACTTATAAGATTATGGATTGTGGAAGTTATTGTTTTGATGGGACAAATCCGAATCGTGTCTTTAGAAAGAGTAACACATGTTCGCCCAAAATTAATCTTTAATTTTCATGGATAATCCTCACCAGTCGTTGATGCGCGCTCCCCACGAGCATCCTCAGAGGAATGTTCTAATTAAGAACGCGcacagctctctctctttctctctctctctctctctctctctctctctttctccctcataGCAGGcctacacagacacacaaacacacacacacacacacacacacacacacacacacacacacacacacacacacacacacacattattggaGTTTCCCGTTTACTTTACGAAAAAGGACGAAAAAGGTCAGATTAGACTAGACCAGGTGAATAGAACCTTGACCAGGCCATCATAAACTAACCGAGAACAGCAAACCACTTATTTCTgtcttactttctttctttctttttttcgaCATCCCGGCCTCCTCTGACCCATCTTATCTCTACAGAGAGGTGAAATCCTCCACCCAGGTTTAAATAACCGCAGAATACAATCTGCTGTCAGACTTAACCTCCAGCAGATGTTAAAGCTCCAGCAGAAATGATTACATTTGGAAAAAAACAGGAGTTCCTCCGCTCTCGACTTCTTTTTAATTAACGGAGAGACGGATTAGTGCTCGGCTATCCGGGATCAGCCGTTCTTCAACAGAAGAATACAAATGTTTTTGGATAAATAATCCCCGGCGCATTTCACGGTGCCCGTCCCATTAACATGCATTACACGAGCCCTTAAGCCCCGTTTCATCCGCCGGCTTATTGTCCACGGGGCACGAGAGTGCCATTACTTTCACCACAAGCTCCATTTAAACTCACTCACGGTAACCTTGCACAACCCCTGTCTGTCtctgttgaatactttagtaagaagacagacagacgaaaaaatgatgagagagaaagagatggccTTTGTAGGCTACATCTTAAATCAATTTAGAGAATAAAAAACGCAGGGACTGAAAAGGATGAAATCACATTAACAAAAGTCATACACTCATACACAGTGTTGTAGGGAGATTTCACCCATTTCAgtctactttaaaaataaaacatttaagataaataaataactgataaaTGAAGCTGTGCAAATAGGCTGtcagtaaaatttaaaaaataaatttgggAAATTTAGGGAAAttacaatattataattaaaCATCTTTTTTCTATTCAGTTGTTTTGACTTTCAAAAATGATCTTTGAGCTCCATCTGCTGTTCATCTCGGGTTGTTACAACAACGAGAAGTGGAAATATAATTTGTActgctttttcaaataaatgtaaaaatgacattATAATTATATTCGTTTATTTCTTAGGCCTACATCTTAATTTCACGTCGATTTTATGAATTTAAAACTAGAAATATAGGCAtacgttaaaaaaaattataataataaaaaatgcaataagttttttttaatcaaaatctaTTTATGAGATAGGCCTATCTAAACATCGATCTGCATAAAAGAACGCCTGTGAAAATggactttaaaaaataatcaaacgACACAAACGCGCACAAGTTCACAgtagaaaaagaaagtaaacagCGTTCATTCCAAACActggaaaaaaatccaaa from Carassius carassius chromosome 29, fCarCar2.1, whole genome shotgun sequence harbors:
- the LOC132109902 gene encoding protocadherin beta-15-like, yielding MDRRLHRRRWTLTGQVVCLLMCACALDRVLAQIRYSVPEELEHGAFVGNIAEDLGLDVAKLSSRRFRIVSGARKQYLEVNLENGILFVNEKIDREELCEQSPVCFLHLQVVIENPLELYRVEVEILDVNDNAPSFPWSEFNLEITESAAPGSRFPLESAQDLDVGSNSLRSYLLSANQHFVLDIQTRNDGSKFAELVLQSPLDREQQKTHEMVLTAVDGGSPLRSGTAQITVTVLDANDNVPVFDRSVYRVSLLENAPRGTLVLKLNATDLDEGANGEITYSFSGHAPLKVRELFSVDSHSGEIRVKGIVDYERASVYELYVQAKDKGPSAVAVHCKVLVDILDLNDNAPEVILTSVSTPVQEDAPPGTVIAVISVMDRDSGENGAVDCQIPGNVPFQLHSSFKNYYTLVTSEFLDRESVSEYNITLTARDLGSPPLSTRKTILVQVSDINDNPPRFIQPSYTVYVTENNAPGASICSVTAFDPDSNQNAYLSYSILDGQIQGMPVSTYVSINSDNGNTYALRSFDYEQLRNFQIHVQAQDAGFPPLSSNVTVNVFILDQNDNAPVILSPLPRNGSVATEMVPRSVDAGYLVAKITALDADAGQNSRLSYQMLQATDPGLFSVALYTGEIRTIRRFVDKDAIRQRLVILVKDNGQPPLSATVSIILSVVDSMPESLSDFGDLSLSPQPPSNLALYLIVSLSTVSLIFLVAIIVLAAVKCYKDRDSLSGYALSSLGAACCSFETEPPAEVFKKSNLNLQISTGAKVPTNCVEVNSNPGNLSQAYCYKVCLTPESAKSDFMFLKPCSPGTPRNNAARGADNLALSSQSRCSSVNNGATTPNELKQANTDWALIKNQTSSLKSCNSINMDGTLMRKAMQAEPENYVGQMAAGQYWTWGTRSREYRMHSPASSVSQRAWTPHYTPQHNPTHHLQQQQPTAQVHSHPPPDYQHNVYIPGTPSGFCTLRPSYRSELDVHNSFSTFGKKRRFISPSSYDPHDDTGAEVINNDLYNE